In Nymphaea colorata isolate Beijing-Zhang1983 chromosome 3, ASM883128v2, whole genome shotgun sequence, a genomic segment contains:
- the LOC116250371 gene encoding indole-3-acetic acid-amido synthetase GH3.4-like, whose amino-acid sequence MVAGSCGGVGITSLEKAVAAAEAAHLIPHNMRVEEFTGYADNTTTPDHYVIYWELSPTTDQTEGFSADYLMGQCCLAIEESLDATYKEMRVYDRSIWPLEIKVVKNGTFDRLMDFAVSSGASVAQYKPPRCVRSASLLQILDAPVVSAHFSPRPPTWSM is encoded by the exons ATGGTGGCCGGGAGTTGTGGTGGTGTCGGCATAACCA GTCTGGAGAAAGCAGTAGCAGCGGCAGAGGCCGCTCACCTTATTCCCCACAACATGAGGGTGGAGGAATTTACTGGTTATGCCGACAACACGACAACTCCCGACCACTATGTCATTTACTGGGAACTCTCACCAACAACAGATCAGACGGAAGGTTTTTCAGCAGATTATTTGATGGGGCAGTGTTGTTTGGCAATTGAGGAATCATTGGATGCAACTTATAAAGAAATGCGTGTTTACGACAGATCCATCTGGCCGCTAGAAATCAAGGTAGTGAAGAATGGGACTTTTGACAGACTTATGGACTTTGCTGTATCTAGTGGTGCTTCCGTGGCTCAGTACAAACCTCCTAGGTGTGTTAGATCTGCTTCCCTCTTGCAAATTTTAGATGCACCGGTTGTTTCTGCCCATTTCAGTCCGCGTCCCCCAACTTGGTCGATGTAG
- the LOC116250723 gene encoding calcium-dependent protein kinase 8-like codes for MGNACTHPQGSTVECKRGKRKRKKPQASFSHTGFSSSSSSSSVSEAQHTSSRGFGSWSRHFWVLESPDGHDVHRRYRLGRELGRGEFGVTHLCVDSESNEELACKSISKKKLRTEIDVEDVRREVEIMRSLPECGNIVRLREAYEDREAIHLVMELCKGGELFDRIVARGHYTERAAAAILKTIVEVVMTCHKHGVMHRDLKPENFLFADKTESSPLKAIDFGLSVFFKPGERFSEIVGSPYYMAPEVLKRNYGPEVDIWSAGVILYILLCGVPPFWAETEEGIAQAIVRSVIDFKREPWPRVSENAKDLVRRMLEPDPKLRLTALQVLEHPWVKNTEMTPNVPLGETVTARLKQFSAMNKFKKRALRVVAEQLSVEEIAGIKQMFHMMDTHNKGNLSFEELKVGLHKIGEPVPDPDVQMLMDVADDDGNGTLDYGEFVTVSLQLKRISSEEHLNSAFTYFDKNQSGYIEVEELRDALAEDAVGADCEEVIHDIIRDVDLDKDGRISYAEFAAMMKCGTDWRKASKQYSRDLFNNLSLRLIKNGTLQKSYVRTDQGLACRTVYAA; via the exons ATGGGAAACGCCTGCACCCATCCACAGGGATCGACGGTGGAGTGCAAgaggggaaagaggaaaaggaagaagccCCAGGCGTCCTTCTCACACACTGGCTTCTCCTCCTCCAGTTCCTCCTCTTCCGTCTCCGAGGCGCAGCACACCTCGAGCCGTGGATTCGGCAGCTGGAGTCGACACTTTTGGGTGCTGGAGAGCCCCGACGGCCACGACGTTCACCGGCGGTACCGCCTCGGCCGTGAGCTCGGCCGCGGGGAGTTCGGCGTCACGCACCTGTGCGTGGACTCGGAGAGCAACGAGGAGCTTGCCTGCAAGTCCATATCCAAGAAAAAGCTGAGGACGGAGATCGACGTAGAGGACGTGAGGAGGGAGGTGGAGATCATGCGCAGCCTGCCGGAGTGCGGCAACATCGTCCGCCTCCGGGAGGCTTACGAGGATCGGGAGGCCATCCACCTCGTCATGGAGCTCTGCAAGGGCGGCGAGCTCTTCGATCGCATCGTCGCCCGCGGCCACTACACCGAGCGCGCTGCCGCTGCCATCCTCAAGACCATCGTCGAGGTGGTTATG ACTTGCCACAAGCACGGAGTGATGCACAGGGACCTTAAACCAGAGAACTTTTTGTTCGCAGACAAGACTGAATCTTCTCCCCTCAAGGCAATTGATTTCGGACTATCAGTTTTTTTCAAGCCCG GTGAACGTTTCTCAGAGATTGTGGGAAGCCCATATTACATGGCACCAGAGGTCCTGAAGCGAAATTATGGACCAGAGGTTGATATATGGAGCGCAGGAGTCATCCTCTACATTCTGCTTTGCGGGGTCCCACCATTTTGGGCAg AAACTGAAGAGGGTATTGCACAGGCCATCGTTAGATCGGTTATAGATTTCAAGAGAGAACCTTGGCCAAGGGTATCCGAAAATGCAAAGGATCTTGTGAGGCGAATGCTTGAACCAGACCCGAAGCTTCGGTTGACAGCACTGCAAGTACTTG AACATCCTTGGGTAAAGAACACTGAAATGACTCCAAATGTTCCACTCGGCGAAACTGTCACGGCCAGACTTAAGCAGTTCTCTGCCATGAATAAGTTCAAGAAGAGAGCCCTAAGA GTGGTGGCCGAACAGTTGTCTGTTGAGGAAATAGCAGGCATAAAACAGATGTTTCATATGATGGACACACACAACAAGGGGAACCTTTCTTTTGAGGAACTAAAAGTGGGTTTACATAAAATTGGAGAGCCAGTTCCAGATCCAGATGTTCAAATGCTGATGGATGTT GCAGATGATGATGGAAATGGTACTCTAGATTATGGTGAATTTGTGACTGTATCTCTTCAATTAAAAAGGATTAGCAGCGAAGAGCATCTTAATTCGGCATTTACTTATTTTGACAAGAATCAGAGTGGTTACATAGAAGTTGAAGAACTAAGGGATGCTCTAGCGGAGGATGCTGTTGGTGCAGACTGTGAGGAGGTCATCCATGACATCATCCGAGATGTGGACTTAGACAAG GATGGCCGCATAAGCTATGCTGAGTTTGCGGCAATGATGAAATGTGGCACTGATTGGCGGAAAGCATCAAAGCAGTATTCGAGGGATTTGTTCAACAATCTAAGCTTGAGGTTAATTAAAAATGGGACATTGCAAAAGAGTTATGTAAGGACCGATCAAGGACTGGCTTGCCGCACTGTTTATGCAGCATAG